A section of the Corvus hawaiiensis isolate bCorHaw1 chromosome 16, bCorHaw1.pri.cur, whole genome shotgun sequence genome encodes:
- the TELO2 gene encoding telomere length regulation protein TEL2 homolog, protein MEAVVLGFVQGAPGADVLSRLLGNLVVKNKKAQFVMTQKMLLLQYGHTTAVLQNLLGYLSLDSLRRPLLLRVLQELLETWSSSSAVKHSPAEQQLYISKAILICLSHLKGHEIESCRQELLTSMMEGVKCHLDSSLPQLRRLGMVVAESISLKINTEGPVLKFEYEEDDETRELKSLLVQTPPFCVVPSFPEDDRSEKAGAALPLVPESNEKPHTAAPVMPDEELDAELDSDDDLTPYDMSEDKELKIKAPVYIRDCIEVLTGSRSEDVDKWEATVKALESLVRKNPAATREVSVELAKILLHLEEKTCIEGFVELRQRAQVAVLTTDPIPVAKYLTSQFYSLNYSLRQRMDILDVLVLAAQELSCPKFHGKTKHSGAQKPCIQLLPGSDSSKDWRRIVDERIKSKTRRFDMGQSHVELASRPNEFNSVAGHFFFPLIQHFDRPLTTFDLLGEDHLVLGRLVHTLAILMYLAVNTVAVTAMGKALLEFVWALRFHTDSYVRQGLLSCISSLLLSVPTERILADMTEELLETQSWLGDVMEKDPDGDCRRLALQNLLLMENLKKKLEAVPS, encoded by the exons ATGGAAGCAGTGGTCCTTGGTTTTGTGCAGGGAGCACCCGG GGCAGATGTCTTGTCCAGATTGCTGGGGAACCTGGTTGTGAAGAACAAGAAGGCTCAGTTTGTGATGACACAGAAGATGCTGCTCTTGCAGTATGGCCACACG ACGGCCGTGCTGCAGAACCTCCTTGGCTACCTGTCCCTGGACAGCCTCCGGCGCCCCTTGTTGCTCAGA gtgctgcaggagctgttggagacctggagcagcagcagtgccgtGAAACACtccccagctgagcagcagctgtacATTAGCAAGGCCATCCTCATCTGCCTCTCCCACCTGAAGGGGCATGAAATTGAGAGCTGCAGACAAG AGCTTCTCACAAGCATGATGGAGGGTGTGAAATGCCACTTGGACAGCAGTCTGCCACAGCTACGGCGTCTGGGCATGGTGGTGGCAGAGAGCATCAGCTTGAAAATAAACACTGAGGGGCCTGTCCTGAAGTTTGAG TATGAAGAAGATGATGAAACAAGAGAATTGAAGTCCCTTCTGGTGCAGACTCCACCATTCTGTGTTGTCCCCAGCTTTCCAGAAGATGA CAGGAGTGAGAAAGCAGGTGCTGCACTGCCGTTGGTACCAGAGAGTAATGAGAAACCCCATACAGCAGCCCCTGTGATGCCAGATGAGGAGTTGGATGCTGAGCTTGACAG tgATGATGACCTCACCCCTTATGACATGTCTGAGGATAAAGAGCTAAAAATTAAGGCTCCTGTGTATATCCGAGACTGTATTGAAG TTCTGACTGGATCAAGATCTGAGGATGTGGACAAATGGGAAGCTACAGTCAAGGCTCTTGAGAGCTTGGTTCGGAAGAATCCAGCAGCAACAAGAGAG GTTAGTGTGGAGCTGGCAAAAATATTATTGCATCTGGAGGAGAAGACCTGCATTGAAGGCTTTGTAGAGCTCCGTCAAAGAGCTCAAGTAGCTGTTTTAACCACAGACCCAATACCT GTTGCAAAGTACTTGACCTCCCAGTTCTACTCTCTGAACTACAGTCTCCGTCAACGCATGGACATCCTTGAT GTATTGGTTTTGGCAGCTCAGGAACTGTCCTGTCCCAAATTCCATGGGAAGACCAAGCATTCTGGTGCTCAAAAGCCTTGTatccagctccttccaggaAGTGACAGCTCTAAGGACTGGAGAAGAATTGTTGATGAGAGGATCAAAAGCAAGACTCGGAGATTTGATATG GGTCAGTCTCATGTGGAACTGGCTTCTCGCCCAAATGAGTTCAATTCTGTTGCTGGGCACTTCTTTTTCCCATTGATTCAGCACTTTGACAG GCCCTTAACAACATTTGATCTTCTGGGAGAAGATCACTTAGTCCTTGGAAGACTGGTCCACACTTTAGCAATCCTGATGTACTTGGCCGTCAACACTGTG GCAGTGACAGCAATGGGAAAGGCACTGCTGGAGTTTGTTTGGGCTCTGCGGTTCCACACGGACTC GTACGTGCGCCAGGGCCTTTTGTCCTGTatctcctctctgctcctcagcGTCCCTACGGAACGGATTCTGGCAGACATGACAGAGGAGCTGTTGGAGACTCAGTCCTGGCTGGGAG ATGTGATGGAGAAAGACCCTGATGGGGACTGCAGAAGGCTGGCCCTGCAGAACTTGCTGCTAATGGAGAACCTGAAAAAGAAACTTGAAGCTGTCCCTTCCTAG